In Anabas testudineus chromosome 12, fAnaTes1.2, whole genome shotgun sequence, one genomic interval encodes:
- the LOC113159120 gene encoding thrombospondin-1, with protein sequence MMLCGIFLLLMLSSIEGARLAESRDDNSVYDLFDLARVNKRHNGVSLVKGADPYSPAYKVLNADLIPPVPDSSFRDLLDSIQAERGFILLVNLKQFKRTRGSILTIEKTDGSGAVFEITSNGQDNTLEVVYSTMSQRQVVSIDDADLANGHWKNITLFVEDDRAQLYVGCERINDSEMDVPIQKVLTQEVADFAKLRIGKGAVKDKFMGVLQNVRFVFGTTLDAILRNKGCQSGAALTDIMTLDNPVNGSRPAIRTDYTGHKTKDVQSVCGFSCEDIASMFKELKGLGVVVKQLSNDLRKVSEVSLELKNKMNIQSGVCFHNSIMYKDKDEWTVDGCTECTCQNSATLCRKISCPLIPCANATVPEGECCPRCSPPSDSADDSWSPWSEWTHCSVTCGRGIQQRGRSCDRINSNCEGTSVQTRDCYLQECDKRFKQDGGWSHWSPWSSCSVTCGEGVITRIRLCNSPTPQMGGRDCQGEGRQTDICRKSPCPINGGWGPWSPWDTCTVTCGGGIQTRKRLCTDPVPQHGGKDCVGDGTMSQICNKQDCPIDGCLSNPCFSGTKCTSFIDGSFKCGRCPLGYTGDGITCKDIDECKEVPDACHTHNGIHRCENTEPGYNCLPCPARFSGPQPFGKGVEQAMAKKQVCKPRNPCQDGTHNCNRNANCIYLGVFSESMFRCECRPGYAGDGRICGEDSDLDGWPNTDLVCVENATYNCKKDNCPSLPNSGQEDHDKDGLGDECDQDDDNDGIPDDRDNCPRQYNPAQYDADRDDVGDSCDNCVYEANTDQTDTDNNGEGDACAVDIDGDGILNENDNCPYVYNVDQRDTDRDGVGDHCDNCPLEHNPDQIDSDSDRVGDKCDNNQDIDEDGHQNNLDNCPYIPNANQADHDKDGKGDACDHDDDNDGIPDEKDNCRLVSNPDQLDSDGDGRGDACKDDFDQDSVLDIYDVCPENFAISETDFRRFQMVPLDPKGTSQIDPNWVVRHQGKELVQTVNCDPGIAVGYDEFSAVDFSGTFFINTDRDDDYAGFVFGYQSSSRFYTVMWKQITQTYWSHTPTRAQGYSGLSIKVVNSTTGPGEHLRNALWHTGDTPGQVRTLWHDPKNIGWKDFTAYRWHLTHRPKTGLIRVVMYEGKRIMADSGNIFDKTYTGGRLGLYVFSQEMVYFSDLKYECRDI encoded by the exons ATGATGCTGTGTGGCATCTTTTTGCTGCTGATGCTTTCGAGCATTGAAGGTGCAAGACTGGCAG AGAGTCGAGATGATAACAGTGTGTATGACTTATTTGATCTGGCCCGAGTAAACAAGAGACACAACGGAGTGAGCTTGGTCAAAGGCGCAGATCCATACAGCCCCGCGTACAAAGTCCTGAACGCAGACCTGATCCCCCCGGTCCCCGACAGCTCCTTCAGGGACCTCCTCGACTCCATCCAGGCGGAGAGGGGCTTCATCCTCCTGGTCAACCTGAAGCAGTTCAAGAGAACCAGAGGCAGCATTTTAACCATCGAGAAGACTGACGGATCTGGAGCCGTTTTCGAGATCACTTCAAACGGCCAGGACAACACTCTGGAGGTGGTGTACTCCACCATGAGCCAGCGGCAGGTCGTGTCCATCGACGATGCGGATTTGGCGAACGGCCACTGGAAGAACATCACTCTTTTCGTGGAGGACGACCGGGCGCAGCTTTATGTGGGCTGTGAGCGGATCAATGATTCAGAGATGGATGTTCCCATCCAAAAGGTTCTGACCCAGGAGGTGGCAGACTTTGCCAAGCTCAGGATTGGAAAAGGAGCTGTGAAGGACAAATTCATG gGAGTGCTTCAGAATGTGCGCTTTGTTTTTGGGACCACCCTGGATGCCATACTGAGAAACAAAGGCTGTCAGAGTGGAG CTGCCTTAACTGATATCATGACCCTGGACAACCCAGTCAATGGCTCACGCCCTGCCATCAGGACTGATTACACCGGCCACAAAACCAAAG ATGTGCAGTCTGTCTGTGGCTTCTCCTGCGAGGACATCGCCAGCATGTTTAAGGAGCTCAAGGGACTCGGCGTGGTTGTTAAACAGCTGTCGAATGATCTCCGCAAAGTG TCTGAAGTTAGCTTGgagcttaaaaataaaatgaacatccAGAGTGGAGTGTGCTTCCACAACAGCATCATGTACAAGGATAAAGATGAATGGACTGTGGATGGCTGCACCGAGTGCACCTGCCAG AACTCAGCTACTTTGTGTCGCAAAATCTCCTGCCCTCTGATTCCATGTGCTAACGCCACGGTGCCTGAAGGAGAGTGTTGCCCTCGCTGTTCACCAC CGAGCGACTCCGCAGACGATAGTTGGTCCCCCTGGTCTGAATGGACGCATTGTTCAGTGACTTGTGGCCGCGGCATTCAACAGCGCGGACGCTCCTGCGACCGTATCAACAGCAACTGTGAGGGTACTTCTGTCCAGACCCGTGACTGCTACCTCCAGGAATGTGACAAACGCT TCAAACAGGATGGCGGTTGGAGCCACTGGTCGCCTTGGTCTTCATGCTCTGTGACCTGTGGTGAGGGGGTCATCACTAGAATCCGCCTTTGCAACTCTCCCACACCTCAGATGGGTGGAAGGGACTGTCAGGGTGAAGGACGTCAAACTGATATCTGCAGAAAGTCACCATGTCCTA TCAATGGAGGTTGGGGACCTTGGTCACCATGGGACACCTGCACTGTTACCTGTGGTGGAGGAATCCAGACACGCAAGCGTCTCTGCACTGACCCTGTGCCCCAGCATGGAGGAAAAGATTGTGTTGGTGATGGCACCATGTCTCAAATCTGCAACAAACAAGACTGCCCCATTG ATGGTTGTCTCTCCAACCCATGCTTCTCTGGCACAAAGTGCACCAGCTTCATCGATGGCTCCTTCAAGTGTGGCAGGTGCCCACTTGGCTATACTGGTGATGGCATCACCTGCAAAGACATTGACGAGTGTAAAGAGGTTCCTGATGCTTGCCATACTCATAACGGGATCCATCGCTGTGAGAACACAGAACCTGGTTACAACTGCCTTCCCTGCCCAGCACGTTTCTCTGGCCCTCAGCCATTTGGAAAAGGAGTGGAACAGGCAATGGCTAAAAAACAG GTTTGCAAGCCTCGTAACCCTTGTCAGGATGGTACCCACAACTGCAACCGAAATGCAAACTGCATCTACTTGGGTGTCTTCTCCGAGTCCATGTTCCGCTGTGAGTGCAGGCCAGGGTATGCCGGGGATGGACGTATTTGTGGAGAGGACAGTGACTTGGACGGGTGGCCCAACACTGACCTGGTGTGTGTGGAGAATGCTACCTACAACTGCAAGAAG GATAACTGCCCCAGCCTTCCCAACTCTGGCCAGGAAGATCATGACAAAGATGGCCTGGGTGATGAATGTGACCAAGATGATGACAACGATGGAATCCCCGATGATAGG GACAACTGCCCAAGACAATACAACCCTGCTCAGTATGACGCAGACAGGGATGACGTTGGCGACAGTTGTGACAACTGTGTGTATGAGGCAAATACCGACCAAACGGACACTGACAATAATGGAGAGGGTGATGCTTGTGCTGTTGACATTGATGGCGATG GCATACTCAATGAGAATGACAATTGCCCATATGTGTACAATGTGGACCAGAGAGATACTGACAGGGATGGAGTGGGAGACCACTGTGATAACTGTCCTCTGGAGCACAATCCTGATCAG ATCGACTCTGACTCAGACCGCGTAGGAGACAAGTGTGACAACAACCAAGACATTGATGAGGATGGCCACCAGAATAATTTGGACAACTGCCCCTACATCCCCAATGCCAACCAGGCAGACCACGACAAAGATGGCAAGGGTGATGCCTGTGAccatgatgatgacaatgatggcATTCCTGATGAAAAAGACAACTGTCGACTGGTCTCCAACCCTGATCAACTGGACTCTGATG GTGATGGTCGTGGTGATGCCTGCAAAGACGATTTTGACCAAGACAGTGTTTTGGACATCTATGACGTGTGCCCGGAGAATTTTGCCATCAGCGAAACTGACTTCCGCAGATTCCAGATGGTTCCTCTAGACCCCAAAGGCACCTCCCAGATTGACCCCAACTGGGTTGTCCGGCATCAGGGCAAAGAGCTGGTACAGACTGTCAACTGTGATCCTGGCATTGCTGTTG GTTATGACGAGTTCAGCGCAGTGGATTTCAGTGGGACATTCTTCATCAACACGGACAGGGACGATGACTATGCTGGGTTTGTGTTTGGCTATCAGTCCAGCTCACGCTTCTACACAGTGATGTGGAAACAGATCACACAGACCTACTGGTCCCACACACCCACCAGAGCTCAAGGCTACTCAGGCCTGTCAATcaaagtggtcaactccacCACTGGACCCGGTGAGCATTTGAGGAATGCCTTGTGGCACACTGGAGACACCCCAGGACAG GTCCGCACTCTGTGGCACGACCCCAAGAACATTGGCTGGAAGGACTTCACTGCCTACAGGTGGCATCTGACCCACAGACCCAAGACTGGACTTATCCG AGTGGTGATGTATGAAGGCAAAAGAATCATGGCCGATTCTGGAAACATCTTCGATAAGACATACACTGGTGGGCGACTAGGCTTGTACGTCTTCTCTCAGGAGATGGTTTACTTCTCAGACCTCAAATACGAATGCAGAG ATATATAA